GGCGGGCACGAAAGAAAAGTTATAGTATCGTTTTTATTGAATCGCCAAATGTCGTTAGTCGAAGTTGCTTTCACCAACAGTGGcaaccagcaaaaaaagaaaagaaaaaagaagtcaACTCCAATCCCAACGTGCTGTATTCAATATGTTAAAAGGCAATCAATGTTCGCACAGGCCCATCGGCCGGGGGGGAGGTCAGCGGGGGCGTCTGAATCGATCGTCTGGCGAACAACGAAGGCTGCCGATGGCTTACCGATTGGTTCTGGCTGTTTTGGCACGGTGCGAGCGTCCAGAGCGGCGATGGGCTGAGCAGCTCAGAATCATAAATTTGTCCTCCAATGTTTgcggggagaggggggggagggaactGCTGCGTGCAGTGTGCCGCATTAGGAGAGGCCGGCCCAACCCGGGCGAAGAAATCCACTGGTCCAGCATCCCGGATTCGGGTGCGGATAAAACGGGTCGCCCTCGGTCCCGGTGTTTTCGGTTACACTTGAGAAGTGCCCAGAAATGCGGAAGAGGAAAAGCCTGCAAATCGAAGATTTATTACCTTTCCCCGTAGCTCACTTCCTTATGGTGCGGACGGACCAACGCCGGCAGGCTCCGTCCACCCGCCCAGCTCCCGAATGGTTTGCTTAAAGTTTAATGGCCGATTATCGATCTCGCTTTGAGTGAGCGTGTGCGAGCGAGCACGGGATAAGcacggaaaaagaaaacagattgCGTTGGAAATGGATGGTTGAGGCTCTCATCTTCATGGAGGaggtaaaaaaagaagaagaagcagaccCACGAAATCCTCGTTGCTGGAGCTGTCCGGATCGGAATCAAGATTCTGCTCATTTTCACCGAATGAACCAATTTCCTGTACGACACAATCGCGTCCGTTACGATTTCACTGAGCTAccattgcgtgtgtgtgtgtgtgtgtgtgtgtgtgtgtgtgtgtgtgtgtgtgtgtgtgtgtgtgtgtgtattttgccATCTGAAGCATCCACAAACTCTTCTGGGACTGGCCCGTGCTGGTTCTGGCTTTGtgacaaaataaaaccagTAGAACGTTTCTtgttgcctgtgtgtgtgtgtgtgggaagccGTATTGCGACTAGACAATGTAGGTACCCGGAAGAGGGTTGGAGAGGGGGGAAAGCGGCTGGAGGGAGAAGTAATATCACCGATGacataaattaatttcaaatcgCAATAAATTACCAcaatcccttttttgttgggcCCTTCCAAAATGCCGCCAAGTGTGTTGTCCCGTTTGAGGAGTGGCAGCTGGAGCAGGAAGGATGAAGGAGGTCGGTAGAAGAAAGTGCCAAAGTTGAGTGAACGTTTCACCGATAGAAAGAAATGACGACAGCCCGGCAATTGGCAAACAATAATGATACCGGGTGGGCGGCGTGTGGCTGGCCGACCCGGCATACTGGAGGCTTTCCGGGATGGGACGCCTtctctctgtctgtgtgtgtgtgtgtgtgtgtgtgtgtgcatcaagggcaatagaaagagagtgaaagtATTAAAACGGACAGGcccagaaataaaaacaataaaattaatacaatCAAGCAATGCTCAGGCGAAGGGCAACAGAACATCGCGAATGGCGCCTGAATGGTAGGCAACCCGTACTTCGCGAGTAACAGATTGAGCGTAATCGCAAAAGCGACGTTGCAGTGTGTGAATATTTATTGAACCCCTGTAGCGTGTAGCGTGTATTGTGCAGTGGTAATTGCTTATGGGCCTGTGTTAGGATATACAAACATGGCCGACTATActattttgctatttttttcgATTCCTGCAGGTAATGGTCGTAGTCTCTGTTGGGATCGCGGGTCGCAAACATGCGCTTCACCGTGACGAGCTTCTCCAGATCGGTCTGCTGGTTTTTGCTACCGCTCTTCACGAACGACTCGCATTTGTCCAGCTCCTTCGCCACCATGGTCAACCGTGGCGCAAAATCGTGCTTGTTGCGTTGATTGatctgcagcagcatcatccggAACGCCTCTAGCCGCTGTTTGGCGAGCGGCAGCCGGTTCAGGTACAGCAGCAGGCGCTCAAAGTTCGCCTGGTTCCAGGCTCCACTTTCCAGCGTCGAGAGTTGGTTCGCAATCTGCTCGAAGTGGTCCGGATAGGCGGTGGCGAACGTTACTATCTCATCGTAGCTGCCCGCGATGACAGCCGCCTGCAGGCGCTTAAGCGCAGGGTTGAACAGGTCGAGGTACAGCTTGCGCGCATCGGCATTTTGACTGATGAAGGCCAGCTTGCCCAGGTCGAGGGCCGCGATCATCGCAAGGTAGCTGTCGCGCTGCTCGGGATGCCGCCGCAGCTCCGCGGTGATCTGGTGGTAGAACGCCAGCCGCACACTGTTCCCTGGCACCTTGCGGGCGAAGTCGAGCAGGTACTCAAACCGCTCGTGCGCGTGCTCCGGCACGCTGTACACGGCCGCGATGATGGAGCTCAGCAGCTGGCCCGGCGGCTGGCCCTCCAGATAGTAGTGGTAGTATTTAAGCGCCTGCTTGCTAGCGCCGCCCTGCACGCTCATGAGCACGAGTGAGCGGTAGGTTGACCGCAGCTCGTCCCTGAGGCGCGCAAGCTGGTCCCGGATTGTGTCCGACTCTTGTACGTACCTATCCGCTTCCCACTGGTTCACCTGTATCTTCTTCTGCATCTCCGCGGTGAACGCACGCCTGTCAGCTTCGGCGTCCTGCTTGGCTCTATCGAGCCGCTGCTGACAGTCGGAAAAGTATGGCTCGGGTGGATGCACCAGCAGCTCCCCGTCCTGGCAGGCTACCAGGTCTTGCCGCGTGTAGTTAAAGCTCAGCTGCAGATTGGACCACAGAATGTCGCAAGATAGCGCGGCTTGGTTCGGGCCCAGAAGCCGCGTTACCATACCCCGAACCAGCTGAATCACGCACTGCTCGCCGAGGGTGCTAGCTGCGCAGCCAATCCAGATAGTAAAGATAAGCACTCTCATGTTGAAAGCTTCTTAAGCGAGCAACTGTGCAAGTGTCCGTTCACTACACTGcagggtgtggtgtggtgccaATCAGCGCCGTTCGCTGATGTTTTATAGCAAATCAGTGACCGGGGATGTTGCAACCAACGTGGGAAGCGAGACGGATTGAGCTCAATGAGCatgcacaaagcaaataatTGAAAGGTAAAGCTTTAAACAGGTGAGgtgtctcatttttttttaaaataaaaacaatatgtTCCGGTTTTATCATAACATTCACTTCAATGTAGCCTAGTTAACCTCGTTTTCACCTAAATCTGCTTCATCTGCTTGTTTTCCTGCCTGCGGGTGAATTTCACATTTCATTATACCTATCACGTAATTGCTGAATAATCTCATCAATTTTCGCCCTTCGTCATTATTCGTTCTATCTTCTAGtttcaatattattttatttctattattttatttatatgttattgtattttcttattatttgtGGACTGCAAACAAGACCTAACAATTGCTTTGAACAGCTTGCTGTTGGATTATGAATTACGGCTGTTGATAGATAAGCCATTTCTAATCTTATTGTTTTTTAGCATGGATAGAATGGTGAAATACCTGATATATTGGATGGATTGTAAATGACTGTAATGCATTTTTGAGTATATTGAGTGTAATATAATTCTTTTATATGCATATAAATAAGTAATGATTTAAGCTTAACTTCTGGTAAAAGCAGGTTGATGCCTACTTTTTCCTTAGGCATGGCTTATTGATGAATCAATATCTTAGGACCTCCTTTTGACCAAATAAATGTGCTTATCGATAGAACCGAACCAACGTACCATAGTTTCGAAGTTAAATATGTGTTAGCTACAATTgtgttttgataaatatttagaTCCCTTGCTTTGTTACTCCAAATTATCTGCGAACATTTGTGTGACGTTGCTTCTCAATTTAGCTTTATAGTTTATCTGAATTAATTTGTGAAACATATTCCAAGTATTTGTATCCTATCCCTTTTATCTTGCCAGTCTACACTCATTTAACTTCTTGTTGAAATATACCCAACAACAATTGAACTCCAGTTTTCCGGAATCTAGTTCCAATTCTATAAATAAATCTTTTATGACTTTAATTTTCCAAGAATTTCTTGTTACAATCGAGATTTCATCTGCGTACGCGTACACTAAATCTACTTGATCATTACATACTTCTTCTAGTtttactcttcttcttcttcttctttggcacaacaaccgctgttggtcaaggcctgtctgtacctaCTAGTGAGGTGagcttagctttcagtgacttattgttaccatagcaggatagtcagtcctacgtatgggggcacggtctattcggggctgtaacccatgacgggcaagTTATAAgccgttcgagttgacgactgtgccACCAGACCGGCCAGAAGGGGATTAATATGAATCGCAAAAAGAACCATCGCTAATAGTTCGCACCTTGTACGCAAATCAGTGACCGGGGATGTTGCAACCAACGTGAGAAGCGAGGCGGTTTGAGCTGCATAAGCatgcacaaagcaaacaattgaATGGCAAAGCTTTGAACAGGTGAGGCGTCTCATTGAAATGCAGTTTAAATAATGTTGTGCAAGCCGCTTGCATTGATGTGCAAGTTGTTGCGTAAACATGATTCACAAGAAGATACAAATGAGTAACAAGAACACAGAGTGGCAGCTTCATATTATTGGGTAATGTTTGCAAGAAAACTCGTCTCAAAATAGATTAAAATGAATGACAACATACgcatttgattgaaaaacaaactaacacACGGAAAAATTCCAGCATACAATTGCATTTATTCGACTGGACATTATTAGCATTATTAGCGGCGCCCTGCAAGACCTCCACCGCGCCCGGCCtgtcggtttttgttttgcttcgcaGCGTCTGCATACTTCTTAATGAGCGCCTTGGAGTTTTTCAGATAGTACGCGTAATCCTTGCGCCGATCAAAGTCGGCAAACTGTCCCTTCAGCTTCACCAGCTCGTCCTTCCACTCCAGCTCCTTCTTCTGCTGCCGCAGAAACTGCTCGCAGCGCTCAATCTGGGGCGCCAGCTTCGCCAGATGGTCGGCGAAAAACTTCCCGTTGCGCTGCTTTAGCTGCTTCATGATGGTGCGGAACGCTTCCAGCCGCTGCtcgggcagcggcagcaggttCGGGTACGTCACGAACTGGCTGAAGCTAAACTTCCACCAGTTCTTCGGATGAATCGTGGCGATCTTCACCCCGATCTGCTTGAACAGGTGCGGGTGCTTCGTGGCAAACTGCACTATCTCGCGATACTGGCCGGCGAGGCGCAGGAACATCCAGCGCTTCAGCACCAGCTGGTACATGGCGTCCTGTTGCTTTTTCAGCTCGCCGTTCTCCCCCACGACCTGGCCCATCTCGAGCGCTGTCAGCATGGCGAGGGTGCTCTGGTTCTGCGTTGGGCGCTTCATAATTTccggctgcagcagctggtACAGGGTGCGCTGGTCCTGGCGCGCCGGCAGCTGCCGCACCAGGTCGAGCAGGTTCTCGAGCCGGCGGTTCTCGTGTCGGCGGGCGGCGTACACGAACTTCACTATCTGCTGGGGAAGGTGGCGATCGCCCTGTGCGACGAGCAGCTGATAGTGGCGCAGGGCTCGTCGTAAGTCCGCCGCATCGAGGTAGAGGAGTAGCAGCTGTTGCCGGTGGTTTCGCTCCTCGGTGCGCATCGTTTCGATCGCTTGGTGGATGCGGTCCTGGTCCCGTGCTACCTTGGCCAGCTCGATGCGCTCGTACAGTGCTTTGCTGGCCATTTCTTTGTTGAGCTGGAGCAGGGTTTGATTCCCTTTCTGTTGTagctcgtccagcagcagctggcaggtggtgctggtgcgggTATCATCTGCTGGTGCCGGGTTCGTCATTTCGCGCTCGCTGCAGCCCGTAAGATTGTGGCGCATTTGCTCCAGCCGAGACAGTAGACTAGCCCAAGCAGCTGAGCAACCGCCGGTGGGTTGATCCGCTTGCAGCAGGTCCGTTATCATGGATTCGGGGACCTGGAGATTGCATGCTGCACTGGATGCGCTACACAGCACGGCCATTGCGATGAAGCTAAGCAGACAGCACCACACTCTGCTGTGAtccatatttttatttttaattaactgACGCTCACagcaagagaaacaaaactaGAGCCCATCTGTAAGGTGCGTGGTGCTAGTTATACTTGGCCCTAAGGCAAACAGAGGCCGTGATTAATGGACCAGCTCGTATGAAGTGTCAATATTAGCTGGCTGGGAAGGCCAGCGTGCTCATCTGTTTGTCCAGCGTGGGTCCAGCGATTGCACAAGCAATACTTCCGACCATCTCCACGTGCGGTGCCCAGATTGCGGACGATCCAAAGGAAAGGCTTTGCTTTTCTGTTGCTCAATATTTCGATtagaattatgttttttttttttttattgttgctttATTTCACTGTGCTATAATGGTAAAGGTTTGCGCTACACGACACGAACGGGGGTTCCTCGCCTACAGGGCTTTGAATCACTTTTAGATCGTCACCGACGCCTAGCCGGACGACTTGCGCGACTCGCTCAGATAGTGCTGGTAGCTCTTGCCGTTCGCAAACGTTGCAAACTTCCCGCGCAGTTCCTCCAGCTGCTTCTTGACCGCCTGGTCCACCTTGCCCCGGCCGATAAACTGCTCGCAAATGTCAAACTGCCGTGCCGCCTGCACCAGATATTTGTGGAAATTCTTCTTCTCCCTGTCGCCGATTTGGTTCAGCAGCACACGCAGCACCTCCAGCCGCTGGGCTGGCTGGGGCAGCGCGTTAGCGTACGGTACGAACCGGTCGAACTTGGGCCAGTGCTTCAGCTCGATCGTGGCGAGGCTGGTTTGCAGCTGCCGGAAGTGCTGCGGCTGGCGGGCGGCTAACTCGGCCGCCTGCTTGAAGTTACCGTTCGCCACCTGCTCCTTGAGACGGGTCTCGGACAGCCGGATAAGGTCGTCGTACTGCTGCCGGTTTGCCTGGTAGACGGGCAGATCTTCGCGCACGCTCAGCGCAAACACGGCCGCCACGTACCCGTCCCGCTGGCTCGGGCGCTTCTGTATTTCGCGCTGCGCCAGCTGGTACAGCGAGCGCCGCTCCTCGACGCTGGGTATGTCGCGCACGAACCGCATCAGGTTGAGCAGCCGCTGGTCCTGGTAGATCGTCACCCGGTAGACGAAGCGCACGATCTGGTCGTGCAGCTTGTCGGTGGGCAGGCTGGCCGGCATCAGGTTGTAGTACGAGAGGGCTTGCTTCGTTTCGCCGATCGCAATGTTCGCTAGCAGCAGATCGATGTACAGCGCGTTGCGGGTGTCGGTGAGCGCGTCGAGCTGCTTCTGCAGCGCCTTCTTCatctcctgctcctgctgggTTTCCTGCTGCGCTGCGTGCAGCTGCTCCTCTAGGGTGGCGGCGTACTGGCGATGCTCCTGCTCCATCTGTCGCTGCGCATCGTCCAGCAGCTGCTGACAGAATTGGCTGGAGGGATCGGGCGCTGGTCCGGCGGCTGCCCGCTCCTGGCACGCGGTTAGGTTTTCCCGGACCTGGTGAAACTGAGATAGAAAGCTTTCCCACAGGTTGTCGCACGTGCCGTCGGGCTGCATCGACCCGCCGTGGAGGGATTTCATCGTCTCGGCACTAACGCTGATCTGGCACTGGTCGGTTTCGTCCGCGAACGGGTCTTCGGTTGCTTCCTGGCCGCCAGCGGTGAGGACTGCGGCGCTCGCCAAGAGCAACAGTACAgtgggcaaacgtgacatgcTGCGGTGCTTCCTGCTCGAGATGACTTGAACGCCCGAGTAGCCACGAACGCTTATTTATAAGTGAACCTTAAGCAAACCTTCCCTGGTTTGAGCAGGTTTGAGCCGTCGCTTGCAGCGATTTGTCTTCCGTCAGCGCATCGCAAACAAGAGCATTATCGTGTGCGCAAACATTTGTTCACCCCTTCCAGCCACGCTTCAGCAGCAAGCGCCCCACCCAAGCGGTTTGTCATCAGTGATCATACACATTGTACGCACGAAAGTTATGCTTGTTTGGTGACTGCGCTCACCGAACGACTTGTATTTCTTCCATCGCCTCGCATTAACCCTTGCGCTCCATTTCCATCCTATGCTGGCCGAACTTACCCCTCGTCTTGATCATGTGCAGGTACGTGCGGTAGGTGTTCGTGTTCCAGCG
The Anopheles arabiensis isolate DONGOLA chromosome X, AaraD3, whole genome shotgun sequence DNA segment above includes these coding regions:
- the LOC120905948 gene encoding uncharacterized protein LOC120905948 — protein: MRVLIFTIWIGCAASTLGEQCVIQLVRGMVTRLLGPNQAALSCDILWSNLQLSFNYTRQDLVACQDGELLVHPPEPYFSDCQQRLDRAKQDAEADRRAFTAEMQKKIQVNQWEADRYVQESDTIRDQLARLRDELRSTYRSLVLMSVQGGASKQALKYYHYYLEGQPPGQLLSSIIAAVYSVPEHAHERFEYLLDFARKVPGNSVRLAFYHQITAELRRHPEQRDSYLAMIAALDLGKLAFISQNADARKLYLDLFNPALKRLQAAVIAGSYDEIVTFATAYPDHFEQIANQLSTLESGAWNQANFERLLLYLNRLPLAKQRLEAFRMMLLQINQRNKHDFAPRLTMVAKELDKCESFVKSGSKNQQTDLEKLVTVKRMFATRDPNRDYDHYLQESKKIAK
- the LOC120905947 gene encoding uncharacterized protein LOC120905947, translating into MSRLPTVLLLLASAAVLTAGGQEATEDPFADETDQCQISVSAETMKSLHGGSMQPDGTCDNLWESFLSQFHQVRENLTACQERAAAGPAPDPSSQFCQQLLDDAQRQMEQEHRQYAATLEEQLHAAQQETQQEQEMKKALQKQLDALTDTRNALYIDLLLANIAIGETKQALSYYNLMPASLPTDKLHDQIVRFVYRVTIYQDQRLLNLMRFVRDIPSVEERRSLYQLAQREIQKRPSQRDGYVAAVFALSVREDLPVYQANRQQYDDLIRLSETRLKEQVANGNFKQAAELAARQPQHFRQLQTSLATIELKHWPKFDRFVPYANALPQPAQRLEVLRVLLNQIGDREKKNFHKYLVQAARQFDICEQFIGRGKVDQAVKKQLEELRGKFATFANGKSYQHYLSESRKSSG
- the LOC120905946 gene encoding uncharacterized protein LOC120905946, whose translation is MDHSRVWCCLLSFIAMAVLCSASSAACNLQVPESMITDLLQADQPTGGCSAAWASLLSRLEQMRHNLTGCSEREMTNPAPADDTRTSTTCQLLLDELQQKGNQTLLQLNKEMASKALYERIELAKVARDQDRIHQAIETMRTEERNHRQQLLLLYLDAADLRRALRHYQLLVAQGDRHLPQQIVKFVYAARRHENRRLENLLDLVRQLPARQDQRTLYQLLQPEIMKRPTQNQSTLAMLTALEMGQVVGENGELKKQQDAMYQLVLKRWMFLRLAGQYREIVQFATKHPHLFKQIGVKIATIHPKNWWKFSFSQFVTYPNLLPLPEQRLEAFRTIMKQLKQRNGKFFADHLAKLAPQIERCEQFLRQQKKELEWKDELVKLKGQFADFDRRKDYAYYLKNSKALIKKYADAAKQNKNRQAGRGGGLAGRR